In the genome of Prosthecobacter sp., one region contains:
- a CDS encoding GreA/GreB family elongation factor, which translates to MNPEVQNIVAAGKLPAADGEKLSKLEPGTFCLHKSWGVGKIAEWDLLGDRILIDFEGKPGHPLKLAFAISSLEIIPADHILARRLADLDSLKELAAKNAPALVELALKSSGSALHLDDLEKLLKGRIIPEADYKKWWEAAKRALKTHRHIVVPAKRTEKLVLRDQVESAGIQMAKSFLAARDLKAKLAALASIQKDIDLFSDPKTELIPVFQDISDTARKVVKLHLKECLQLLLARDELVENLGTAAPMGSMKISDLICETKDVLADAIKGLSASLLGRIYRAFPEAFPNRGWVPEILHHLTKTGGRAVAEIAVVLDANDELDVLAEALKKSLRNRMLSADLLIWMARERKGLAESVFDIDLGHAILGVIESDHMEGGPKRTGRLQDLLSDDKTLLGEMVADAEDEDVRLLAKRLINGSLFDELTRRSLMARIIKVRPEMEAMMDENAGPRHDDSLIVSWESLEKKKLELEELVNVKIPDNKREIQIARDEGDLRENGGYKAARDQQSVLLRMQGKLERELRNARGTDFVNVPTDKVGIGTAVDVEDIPSGEKETFTILGAWDSDLDKNIISYLSESAKALIGRAVGEETDLPTDSHHGTRRAKVNAIRAFKP; encoded by the coding sequence ATGAATCCAGAGGTGCAAAACATCGTGGCCGCAGGCAAGCTCCCGGCTGCAGACGGCGAAAAACTTTCCAAACTCGAACCCGGAACCTTCTGTCTCCACAAAAGCTGGGGTGTCGGCAAGATCGCCGAATGGGATTTGCTGGGAGATCGGATCTTGATCGACTTCGAGGGCAAGCCCGGCCATCCGCTGAAACTCGCGTTCGCCATCAGTTCGCTGGAGATCATCCCTGCCGATCACATCCTCGCCCGCCGTCTGGCCGATCTGGATTCACTGAAGGAACTGGCCGCCAAGAACGCCCCGGCACTCGTCGAACTTGCCCTCAAAAGCAGCGGCAGCGCCCTCCACCTCGACGACCTCGAAAAGCTGCTCAAAGGCCGCATCATTCCCGAGGCAGATTACAAGAAATGGTGGGAAGCCGCCAAGCGCGCGCTTAAAACACACCGCCACATCGTCGTTCCTGCCAAACGCACCGAAAAACTCGTCCTGCGCGATCAGGTGGAAAGCGCCGGCATCCAGATGGCGAAGTCCTTCCTCGCCGCCCGTGATTTGAAGGCGAAGCTCGCCGCCCTCGCCAGCATCCAGAAGGACATCGACCTCTTCAGCGACCCCAAAACCGAACTCATCCCCGTCTTCCAAGACATTTCCGACACAGCACGCAAGGTGGTCAAACTGCACCTCAAGGAGTGCCTGCAACTCCTCCTCGCACGCGACGAACTCGTCGAAAACCTCGGCACCGCCGCGCCGATGGGATCCATGAAGATTTCCGACCTCATCTGTGAGACGAAGGATGTCCTCGCCGATGCGATCAAGGGCCTTTCCGCCAGCCTGCTGGGCCGCATTTACCGCGCCTTTCCCGAAGCCTTCCCCAATCGTGGCTGGGTTCCCGAAATCCTTCATCATCTCACCAAAACAGGCGGTCGCGCCGTCGCGGAAATCGCCGTGGTGCTGGATGCCAATGACGAGCTCGACGTCCTCGCCGAAGCGCTGAAAAAATCCCTGCGTAACCGCATGCTTTCCGCCGATCTCCTGATCTGGATGGCCCGTGAGCGCAAAGGTCTGGCCGAATCTGTCTTCGACATCGATCTCGGACACGCCATCCTCGGCGTCATTGAAAGTGATCACATGGAAGGCGGCCCGAAACGCACCGGCCGCCTGCAGGATCTTCTCTCGGACGACAAGACACTGCTGGGTGAAATGGTGGCCGATGCCGAGGACGAAGACGTGCGTCTGCTCGCCAAGCGCCTCATCAACGGCTCCCTCTTTGATGAACTCACCCGCCGCTCCCTGATGGCGCGCATCATCAAGGTGCGTCCTGAAATGGAAGCCATGATGGACGAAAACGCCGGCCCCCGCCACGACGACTCCCTCATTGTCTCCTGGGAAAGCCTCGAAAAGAAAAAGCTGGAACTCGAAGAGCTTGTCAACGTCAAGATTCCCGACAACAAGCGCGAAATCCAGATCGCCCGCGACGAGGGTGACCTCCGCGAAAATGGCGGCTACAAGGCCGCCCGCGACCAGCAGTCCGTCCTCCTGCGCATGCAGGGCAAGCTCGAGCGCGAGTTGCGCAACGCCCGCGGCACCGACTTCGTGAATGTTCCCACCGACAAGGTCGGCATCGGAACCGCTGTCGATGTCGAAGACATCCCTTCCGGCGAAAAGGAAACCTTCACCATTCTCGGCGCCTGGGACAGCGATTTGGACAAGAACATCATCAGCTACCTCTCCGAGTCCGCGAAGGCCCTCATCGGCAGGGCGGTCGGCGAGGAAACCGATCTGCCCACCGACAGCCATCACGGCACCCGCAGGGCGAAGGTCAATGCGATCCGGGCATTCAAGCCATAG
- a CDS encoding TIM barrel protein codes for MSSRRHFLHTVLGAGAASAFAADSKLSYKGENIQFGLVTYQWGKDWDLPTLIKNCETAKVLGVELRIEHAHKVDVTLTPAQRLEVRRRFEDSPVDVLGMGTNFEFHSPKDDEVKKNIEGAKAFIKLSHDIGGSGVKVKPNALPKEVPVEKTLVQIGKALAELGDYAIGFGQEIRLEVHGKDSSELPHIKTIMDAAERDNVRVCWNSNDTDLIGAGLEANFALVKDRLGHTVHIRGVKLSDYPLDKLAKLLVEIDYEGHVCLEAGKQPDGDPVAALAEQRELFMNLVTEARKTVKD; via the coding sequence ATGTCCTCACGTCGCCACTTCCTTCACACCGTGCTCGGAGCCGGTGCCGCCTCAGCCTTCGCCGCTGACTCCAAGCTCTCCTACAAAGGGGAAAACATTCAGTTCGGCCTCGTCACCTACCAATGGGGCAAGGACTGGGATCTGCCTACGCTTATCAAGAATTGCGAGACCGCCAAGGTTCTCGGCGTCGAACTCCGCATCGAGCATGCGCACAAAGTTGACGTAACCTTGACGCCCGCACAGCGCTTGGAAGTGCGCCGCCGGTTCGAGGATTCCCCCGTCGATGTTCTCGGCATGGGCACCAATTTCGAGTTCCACTCCCCCAAGGATGACGAGGTGAAGAAGAACATCGAGGGAGCCAAGGCATTCATCAAACTCAGCCATGATATTGGTGGCAGCGGCGTGAAGGTGAAGCCCAATGCGCTGCCCAAAGAGGTGCCCGTCGAAAAGACCCTCGTCCAAATCGGCAAGGCGCTCGCTGAACTCGGTGACTACGCCATCGGTTTCGGCCAGGAAATCCGTCTCGAAGTGCACGGCAAAGACTCATCCGAGCTGCCGCACATCAAAACGATCATGGATGCCGCCGAGCGTGACAACGTGCGCGTCTGCTGGAACTCCAATGATACCGACCTCATCGGAGCCGGCCTTGAGGCCAACTTCGCCCTCGTCAAAGACCGCCTTGGACACACAGTTCACATTCGTGGTGTCAAGCTCAGCGACTACCCGCTCGACAAGCTCGCCAAACTGCTCGTCGAAATCGATTACGAAGGCCACGTCTGCCTCGAAGCCGGCAAACAGCCCGATGGCGATCCTGTGGCCGCTCTCGCCGAACAGCGTGAGCTGTTCATGAACCTCGTCACCGAGGCGCGCAAGACCGTCAAAGATTAA
- a CDS encoding DNA topoisomerase IV subunit B, whose translation MANPAPAHGYTEDSIKSLDWREHIRLRPGMYIGKLGDGSLPEDGIYVLLKEVLDNCIDEHVMGFGNTIDIVIAEDQTVTVRDYGRGIPLGKLLECAAQINTGAKYDSEVFKRSVGLNGVGIKAVNALSEFFEIQAIREKQTRTIEFSQGLVIYDMGKPKACDEPDGTRIAFRADAESFADDTHYRLDFVREMLRFYAWLNPGLTIILNGEKFKSKDGLMDLIRAKLTEEPQYPIIHLEGKDVEVAFTHGTGYGEEYYSFVNGQHTTQGGTHLAAFREAIVQECREFFKKQFDPADVRGSLIAAVSVKVQEPVFESQTKTKLGSSHMEPNGRNLRGHITSVITAQLDNFLHKHGDVAKSLQEKINANEKERKEISGIQKAARENARKAKVHNKKLRDCRVHFDTKDKRRDDSTLFITEGDSASGSITKSRDVETQAVFSLRGKPLNCFGLTRKIVYENEEFYLLANALQIEEDLEELHFNRVVLATDADVDGMHIRLLMITFFLQFFPELVRKGHLYILQTPLFRVRNKKETFYCYSDDERQRAIHRCGKTAEITRFKGLGEISPDEFKHFIGPNMRLEPVTIRDHALDADGNPIPSEHKSVKEMLTFYMGKNTPERQTYIVENLRIEEELEFKDAAELPAAA comes from the coding sequence ATGGCCAATCCTGCCCCCGCTCACGGTTACACTGAAGACTCCATCAAATCCCTCGACTGGCGCGAGCACATCCGCCTGCGCCCGGGCATGTACATTGGCAAGCTGGGTGACGGCTCACTGCCCGAGGATGGCATCTACGTCCTGCTCAAAGAGGTGCTCGACAACTGCATCGACGAACACGTCATGGGCTTCGGCAACACCATCGACATCGTCATCGCCGAGGATCAAACCGTCACCGTACGCGACTACGGCCGCGGCATTCCTCTGGGAAAATTACTGGAATGCGCCGCGCAGATCAACACGGGTGCCAAATACGACAGCGAAGTCTTCAAGCGCTCCGTCGGCCTCAATGGTGTCGGCATCAAGGCCGTCAATGCCCTCTCCGAGTTCTTCGAAATCCAGGCCATCCGCGAGAAACAGACGCGCACCATCGAGTTCAGCCAGGGCCTGGTCATCTACGACATGGGCAAGCCCAAGGCCTGTGACGAACCGGACGGCACCCGCATCGCCTTCCGGGCCGATGCGGAGAGCTTCGCCGACGACACGCATTACCGCCTCGATTTCGTGCGCGAGATGCTGCGCTTCTATGCGTGGCTGAATCCCGGCCTCACCATCATCCTCAACGGCGAGAAGTTTAAGTCCAAGGACGGCCTGATGGACCTCATCCGCGCCAAGCTCACCGAGGAGCCGCAGTACCCGATCATCCATCTCGAAGGCAAGGATGTGGAGGTCGCCTTCACGCACGGCACCGGCTATGGCGAGGAGTATTACAGCTTCGTCAACGGCCAGCACACCACTCAGGGCGGCACGCACCTTGCCGCCTTCCGCGAGGCCATCGTGCAGGAATGCCGCGAGTTCTTCAAAAAGCAGTTCGATCCCGCCGACGTGCGCGGCAGCCTCATCGCCGCCGTCAGCGTGAAGGTGCAGGAGCCGGTGTTCGAGTCACAAACCAAGACCAAACTCGGCTCCAGCCACATGGAACCGAACGGGCGCAACCTGCGTGGCCACATCACCAGCGTCATCACCGCGCAACTCGACAATTTCCTCCACAAGCATGGCGACGTCGCTAAGTCGCTCCAAGAAAAGATCAACGCCAACGAAAAGGAGCGCAAAGAGATCAGCGGCATCCAGAAAGCCGCCCGCGAAAACGCTCGCAAGGCCAAGGTTCACAACAAAAAGCTCCGCGACTGCCGCGTCCACTTTGACACCAAGGACAAGCGCCGCGACGACAGCACCCTCTTCATCACCGAAGGCGACAGCGCCTCCGGCAGCATCACCAAGAGCCGTGATGTCGAAACGCAGGCCGTCTTCAGCCTGCGCGGCAAGCCGCTCAACTGCTTCGGCCTCACCCGCAAGATCGTCTATGAAAACGAGGAGTTCTACCTCCTCGCCAACGCCTTGCAGATCGAGGAAGACCTCGAAGAACTCCACTTCAACCGCGTCGTGCTCGCCACCGATGCCGATGTCGATGGCATGCACATCCGCCTGCTCATGATCACCTTCTTCCTGCAGTTCTTCCCCGAACTCGTGCGCAAAGGCCACCTCTACATTCTGCAAACACCGCTGTTCCGCGTGCGGAACAAAAAGGAGACCTTCTACTGCTACAGCGACGACGAACGCCAGCGCGCCATCCACCGCTGCGGCAAGACCGCCGAGATCACCCGCTTCAAAGGCCTCGGTGAAATCAGCCCCGACGAGTTCAAGCACTTCATCGGCCCCAACATGCGCCTGGAACCCGTCACCATCCGCGACCACGCCCTCGACGCCGACGGCAACCCCATCCCTTCCGAGCATAAAAGCGTGAAGGAGATGCTCACCTTTTACATGGGCAAAAACACCCCCGAACGCCAGACCTACATCGTCGAGAACCTTCGCATCGAGGAAGAACTCGAATTCAAGGATGCCGCGGAACTGCCCGCAGCGGCTTGA
- a CDS encoding DUF1080 domain-containing protein: MKHTLTLTWMLAAATLAGAADNTPPEGFTALFNGKDLSGWYGWGTQDPTDLWKMTPEEQAAYKKKSIDGGLTDAKGNDKGDHLNAHWKVEDGQLVNDGKGLYLTTDKDYGDFELMVDYKMLPLGDSGIYLRGIPQVQIWDFTEKDEKAVALGKPFGSGGLWNNKNPEGKNPLKLMDKPLGEWNTFHIKMIGERATVTFNGEVVVKNAVLENFFANRKAGYQAYGKVAPKAEEAKAPNGWMVDPAFPKGPIQLQTHGSEIRWKNVFIREIPAEEANKTLANNGADEGFKEYINGKDLSNWQGAVENYEVKDGAIVCKQGKGGDLLTKDEFENGIIRVEFKLPKAGNNGIALRTPIGGHSASDGLELQVIDSDGYNEKQAAAGKKGLEPYQYHGSVYHCVGAKHGYLRPVGEWNFQEIEIEGQKIKVTLNGTKILDVDISTFDRSQIAHPPKGLDHTKGYIGFAGHSDPVVFRSFKVKQK; the protein is encoded by the coding sequence ATGAAACACACACTCACCCTGACTTGGATGCTCGCGGCGGCCACGCTCGCCGGAGCTGCGGACAACACACCGCCGGAAGGCTTCACGGCACTCTTCAACGGCAAGGATCTCTCCGGCTGGTATGGCTGGGGCACGCAAGATCCTACGGATCTCTGGAAAATGACGCCTGAAGAGCAGGCCGCCTACAAGAAGAAGTCCATCGACGGTGGTCTGACTGACGCGAAGGGCAATGACAAGGGGGATCACCTCAACGCGCACTGGAAGGTGGAGGATGGCCAGCTCGTCAATGACGGCAAAGGCTTGTACCTCACCACCGACAAGGACTACGGCGACTTCGAGTTGATGGTGGACTACAAGATGCTGCCGCTCGGCGATAGCGGCATCTACCTGCGCGGCATTCCGCAGGTGCAGATCTGGGACTTCACGGAGAAGGACGAAAAAGCCGTCGCGCTGGGCAAGCCCTTCGGCTCCGGAGGTCTTTGGAACAACAAGAACCCAGAAGGCAAGAATCCCCTCAAGCTCATGGACAAGCCCTTGGGCGAGTGGAACACCTTCCACATCAAGATGATCGGCGAGCGTGCGACCGTGACGTTCAATGGCGAAGTCGTGGTAAAGAACGCGGTGCTGGAGAATTTCTTCGCCAATCGCAAAGCGGGCTATCAGGCCTATGGCAAGGTCGCGCCGAAGGCGGAGGAGGCCAAGGCTCCCAACGGCTGGATGGTGGATCCGGCTTTCCCCAAGGGGCCGATCCAGCTTCAGACGCACGGCAGCGAGATCCGCTGGAAGAACGTGTTCATTCGCGAGATCCCTGCTGAGGAGGCGAACAAGACGTTGGCGAACAACGGGGCTGACGAAGGCTTCAAGGAATACATCAACGGCAAGGACCTGAGCAACTGGCAGGGCGCGGTGGAAAACTACGAGGTCAAAGACGGCGCCATCGTCTGCAAGCAGGGCAAGGGTGGCGATCTGCTGACCAAGGATGAATTCGAGAACGGCATCATCCGTGTGGAATTCAAGCTGCCAAAGGCCGGCAACAATGGCATCGCGTTGCGCACGCCGATCGGTGGTCATTCCGCTTCCGATGGTCTGGAACTTCAGGTGATCGACAGCGACGGCTACAACGAAAAGCAGGCTGCTGCGGGCAAGAAGGGTCTCGAACCCTATCAGTATCACGGCTCGGTTTACCACTGCGTCGGTGCCAAGCATGGCTACCTGCGTCCCGTGGGCGAGTGGAACTTCCAGGAGATCGAAATCGAGGGCCAGAAGATCAAGGTCACGCTCAACGGCACCAAGATCCTCGACGTGGACATCAGCACCTTCGACCGCAGCCAGATCGCCCATCCGCCGAAAGGTCTCGACCACACCAAAGGCTACATCGGCTTCGCCGGCCACAGCGATCCCGTGGTGTTCCGCAGCTTCAAGGTGAAGCAGAAGTAG
- a CDS encoding TlpA disulfide reductase family protein: protein MKSFICALTLCLSQISLHAQATPAEEAAAGAKALLQRLFAQETSEEELQALAKEANKAGVPRQQVIEARLVWGLRHQDTKFLVKILPEVEILAASFDSANAAALPNVETVKAFVAYIKALKAGEAKDEAGFKQNILEAIWLNPQQAQVFLQSIEKYRRESKMGSLIVDLKIPLTTSMGEATTLHDQLGGKKALLLDFWASWCGPCMNLMPALKKKAEKLAAHGVIVAAMNKDDENAESIAERIRKEQNATLPWLVEPIERPYTKAFEIDSIPRMILLSPEGKVLFNGHPEDPLLWAALKKIDPAIEAPAN, encoded by the coding sequence ATGAAATCGTTCATCTGTGCCCTGACTCTCTGCCTCAGCCAAATCAGCCTGCATGCCCAGGCCACACCCGCTGAGGAAGCCGCCGCAGGTGCCAAGGCGCTGCTGCAACGGCTCTTTGCCCAAGAAACCAGCGAGGAAGAACTGCAGGCGCTCGCCAAAGAGGCCAACAAGGCCGGCGTGCCACGCCAACAGGTCATCGAGGCCAGGCTCGTCTGGGGCCTGCGGCATCAGGACACAAAATTCCTCGTGAAAATCCTGCCCGAGGTCGAAATTCTCGCCGCCAGTTTTGATTCTGCCAACGCCGCCGCCCTGCCGAATGTCGAGACTGTCAAAGCCTTCGTCGCCTACATCAAGGCGCTGAAAGCAGGTGAGGCGAAGGATGAAGCCGGATTCAAACAGAACATCCTCGAAGCCATCTGGCTCAATCCTCAGCAGGCCCAGGTCTTCCTCCAGTCCATCGAAAAATATCGCCGTGAATCCAAGATGGGCAGCCTCATCGTCGATCTGAAAATCCCGCTCACCACCTCCATGGGCGAGGCCACCACGTTGCATGACCAGCTCGGCGGCAAAAAGGCCCTGCTGCTCGACTTCTGGGCCTCGTGGTGTGGCCCGTGCATGAACCTCATGCCTGCTCTCAAAAAGAAAGCCGAAAAACTCGCCGCCCACGGCGTCATCGTCGCCGCGATGAACAAGGACGATGAAAACGCCGAGTCCATCGCCGAGCGCATCCGCAAGGAACAGAACGCCACCCTGCCCTGGCTCGTCGAACCCATCGAGCGCCCATACACCAAGGCCTTCGAGATCGATTCCATCCCGCGCATGATCCTGCTTTCACCCGAAGGCAAAGTTCTCTTCAACGGTCACCCTGAAGACCCATTGCTCTGGGCCGCTCTCAAAAAGATTGATCCCGCCATCGAAGCGCCAGCGAATTGA
- a CDS encoding PSD1 and planctomycete cytochrome C domain-containing protein, with protein MIRAFFLLSATAAVAAPNAESLKFFEKDVRPLLVESCHECHAAQKHKGGLRLDNLPYILQGGESGPAIVPHKPDASLLIKLVNYEDPDMEMPPDGKLSSEKIEILKKWIAMGAPWPEAEVAAAKPARKPGDITEDDKKWWSFVPVKSPPVPQSKAASPIDAFVQTKLAENGLKPSLAVDPVSFIRRATFDLTGMPPTPEEVEAFVHESYATKGSPEANAKLIDRLLESPRYGERWAQHWLDLVRYAESEGYRLDAYRPNVWPYRDYVVRSLNNDKPYDQFVREQIAGDEMLYAQGKTVPQTADDLDLLTATGFLRHTIYEYNQRDSEGQWKLIMNEVTDVTADVFMGVSVQCAQCHDHKFDPILQKDYYRLQAFLSNITWAEDKPFATQAQIDDYNTQLKIWEEATKEPRAVIDAIVEPKIVGSQKSAITKFPEEIQAMFAKSREQRTPYEEQIVQLAGRQVYYERERYKADKLKEPEATQYREAKAKIAESDHLKPKNLIPTLAVGETGPQAPTTKFVTRKVGEVTTTPGFLTILDPKDAKIPAPKPDALTSGRRTVLANWLASPQNPLTARVIVNRVWQYHFGKGITTTASDFGRLGDKPSHPELLDWLTSEFIKSGWKLKTLHKLIMASATYQQSTASDKDALLKDPENRLLWRYSPRRLDAEQARDAMLTASGELDLTIGGEGVEKSKPRRSLYLRKMRNTPDDFLASLDSPPGFQSTPERQSTTTATQSLLMVNGDWPLDRARAMSARLTKEIPKDDAKRVASAYALAFSRHPTKQEAAAALAFLKSQRAMLQREAPPPPPVATPLADAQKFFGPNPAARTTKTFLLQPGTANEKLRVNLEGKTEGDQFAIEAVVKLNSLYPDASVRTIAARWDNDKTKPGWSLGVTSEKSAHKPNNLIVQLSGSDFQGSPAYEVVASGLFIPVGKPYYVGASLDNHPAPGQNFGGTVTFYVRDLSDPAAAMQTVTVPHQIVGSYINKDRALYVGGREIDKRSVWDGAIARVALRAGKLDAGKLMSWTVNSDPTCIADITADQAVTMLKAPAESRWAWESSAAPTKASGALDPNREALTDLCHALLNSNEFFYLQ; from the coding sequence ATGATCCGAGCCTTTTTCCTCCTCTCCGCCACTGCCGCCGTCGCCGCCCCGAATGCGGAGTCGCTCAAGTTTTTTGAGAAGGACGTGCGGCCGTTGCTGGTCGAGTCCTGTCACGAATGTCATGCTGCTCAGAAACACAAAGGCGGCCTGCGCCTCGACAACCTGCCCTACATCCTGCAAGGCGGTGAAAGCGGCCCGGCCATCGTGCCGCATAAGCCAGATGCCTCGCTGCTCATCAAGTTGGTCAATTACGAAGATCCCGACATGGAAATGCCACCGGATGGCAAGCTCAGCTCGGAGAAGATCGAGATTCTCAAGAAGTGGATCGCCATGGGTGCCCCCTGGCCCGAGGCAGAAGTCGCGGCGGCCAAACCAGCGCGCAAACCCGGTGACATCACCGAGGACGACAAGAAGTGGTGGTCCTTCGTGCCGGTGAAGTCACCGCCCGTGCCGCAATCGAAAGCCGCATCACCGATTGATGCCTTCGTGCAGACCAAGCTCGCCGAGAACGGTCTCAAGCCTTCACTAGCGGTCGATCCTGTGTCGTTTATCCGTCGAGCCACCTTTGATCTCACGGGCATGCCACCCACACCTGAAGAAGTGGAAGCCTTCGTGCATGAGTCCTATGCGACCAAGGGTTCCCCCGAGGCCAATGCGAAGCTGATCGACCGTTTGCTCGAATCTCCGCGTTACGGCGAGCGCTGGGCGCAGCATTGGCTTGATCTCGTGCGCTACGCGGAAAGCGAAGGCTACCGCCTCGATGCGTATCGTCCGAATGTGTGGCCGTATCGCGATTACGTCGTGCGCTCGCTCAACAACGACAAGCCGTATGACCAGTTCGTGCGCGAGCAGATCGCGGGTGACGAGATGCTTTACGCGCAGGGAAAAACGGTGCCGCAAACCGCTGACGATCTCGATTTGCTCACCGCGACCGGCTTCTTGCGCCACACGATCTACGAATACAACCAGCGTGACTCCGAGGGTCAGTGGAAGCTCATCATGAACGAGGTCACTGATGTGACCGCCGATGTCTTCATGGGCGTCAGCGTGCAGTGCGCGCAGTGCCATGACCACAAGTTCGATCCCATCCTGCAAAAGGACTACTACCGCCTTCAGGCCTTCCTCTCGAACATCACCTGGGCGGAGGACAAGCCCTTCGCCACGCAGGCGCAAATCGACGACTACAACACGCAGCTCAAAATCTGGGAAGAGGCCACGAAGGAGCCGCGTGCCGTGATCGACGCTATCGTTGAACCGAAAATTGTCGGCTCACAAAAGAGCGCGATCACCAAGTTTCCCGAGGAAATCCAGGCCATGTTCGCCAAGTCACGCGAGCAGCGCACGCCTTATGAAGAACAGATCGTCCAGCTCGCCGGTCGTCAGGTCTATTATGAGCGCGAGCGCTACAAGGCGGACAAATTGAAGGAGCCCGAGGCCACGCAGTATCGCGAGGCAAAAGCCAAGATCGCTGAATCCGATCACCTCAAACCGAAGAACCTCATCCCCACGCTCGCCGTGGGTGAAACAGGCCCGCAGGCTCCCACGACGAAGTTTGTGACGCGTAAAGTCGGCGAAGTCACCACCACGCCCGGCTTCCTCACGATTCTCGACCCGAAGGACGCCAAAATCCCCGCGCCCAAGCCTGACGCGCTCACCAGCGGCCGCCGCACGGTGCTGGCGAACTGGCTCGCCAGCCCGCAGAACCCGCTCACCGCCCGCGTCATCGTGAACCGCGTGTGGCAGTATCATTTCGGCAAAGGCATCACCACGACGGCGAGCGACTTCGGCCGTCTCGGTGACAAACCTTCGCATCCCGAACTGCTCGACTGGCTCACCAGTGAGTTCATCAAGAGCGGCTGGAAATTGAAGACGCTGCACAAGCTCATCATGGCCAGCGCCACCTACCAGCAGAGCACCGCGAGCGACAAAGATGCGCTGCTCAAAGATCCCGAAAACCGCCTGCTCTGGCGCTACAGCCCGCGCCGTCTCGATGCGGAGCAGGCTCGTGATGCCATGCTCACCGCCAGCGGCGAACTCGATCTCACCATCGGTGGCGAAGGCGTGGAGAAGTCCAAGCCACGCCGCAGCCTCTACCTGCGCAAGATGCGCAACACGCCGGATGATTTCCTTGCCAGTCTCGACTCGCCGCCTGGATTCCAAAGCACGCCGGAGCGGCAGAGCACCACCACCGCCACGCAGAGCCTGCTCATGGTCAATGGCGACTGGCCGCTCGACCGCGCCCGCGCCATGTCGGCCCGCCTGACGAAGGAAATCCCCAAAGACGATGCCAAACGCGTCGCCAGCGCCTACGCGCTCGCCTTTTCACGTCACCCGACGAAACAGGAAGCCGCCGCGGCTCTCGCCTTCCTCAAATCCCAGCGCGCCATGCTTCAACGCGAGGCTCCACCGCCTCCGCCGGTCGCCACACCGCTTGCCGATGCACAGAAGTTCTTCGGTCCCAATCCCGCGGCGCGCACCACGAAGACCTTTCTGCTTCAACCCGGCACCGCGAATGAAAAACTGCGCGTGAACCTCGAAGGCAAGACCGAGGGCGATCAATTCGCCATCGAGGCCGTGGTGAAGCTCAATTCGCTCTATCCCGACGCCAGCGTGCGCACCATCGCCGCACGTTGGGACAACGACAAAACCAAACCCGGCTGGTCCCTCGGTGTCACGAGCGAAAAATCCGCCCACAAGCCGAACAACCTCATCGTCCAGCTCAGCGGTTCCGACTTCCAAGGCAGCCCCGCGTATGAAGTCGTCGCTTCCGGCCTCTTCATTCCAGTCGGCAAGCCCTACTACGTCGGTGCCAGCCTCGACAACCATCCCGCGCCCGGCCAGAACTTCGGCGGTACCGTCACCTTCTACGTCCGCGACTTGAGTGATCCCGCCGCCGCGATGCAAACCGTCACCGTTCCGCATCAAATCGTCGGCAGTTACATCAACAAAGACCGCGCTCTGTATGTCGGCGGTCGCGAGATCGACAAACGCAGCGTGTGGGACGGCGCCATCGCCCGCGTGGCTCTCCGCGCTGGCAAACTCGACGCCGGCAAGCTCATGAGCTGGACCGTGAACAGCGACCCCACCTGTATCGCCGACATCACCGCCGATCAAGCCGTCACCATGCTCAAAGCCCCCGCCGAAAGCCGTTGGGCCTGGGAAAGCAGCGCCGCGCCTACCAAGGCGAGCGGCGCGCTAGATCCGAACCGCGAAGCACTCACAGATCTGTGCCACGCGCTGCTGAACTCGAACGAGTTCTTCTATTTGCAGTAG
- a CDS encoding sigma-70 family RNA polymerase sigma factor produces MPDTDRTQEFLELLTHHDRALGVYVYSMVPQPHDADDILQQTKMILWRCFDQFETGTNFLAWARKTAFHQVLTHRRQKKREATPLSDEILELLHDEVSKLSDSGDRRRDALRICVTKLPAAHRQLVTLRYYEDLEIDGVAERIRSTAGAVYRALSRIRMSLMTCVEKELKLEGA; encoded by the coding sequence ATGCCTGACACCGACCGCACCCAGGAATTCCTCGAACTGCTCACGCACCATGACCGTGCGCTGGGCGTCTATGTCTATAGCATGGTGCCGCAGCCGCATGACGCGGATGACATCCTGCAGCAGACGAAGATGATTCTGTGGCGCTGCTTCGATCAATTCGAGACGGGCACGAACTTCCTGGCCTGGGCGCGGAAGACGGCGTTTCATCAGGTGCTGACGCATCGCCGTCAGAAGAAGCGTGAAGCGACGCCGCTGAGTGATGAAATCCTGGAACTGCTGCACGACGAAGTCTCCAAGCTAAGCGACAGCGGTGATCGCCGCCGCGATGCCCTCCGCATCTGCGTGACGAAGCTGCCCGCCGCGCATCGCCAGCTCGTGACGCTGCGCTACTACGAAGACCTGGAAATCGACGGCGTGGCCGAGCGCATCCGCAGCACGGCGGGGGCGGTTTATCGCGCTTTGAGCCGCATTCGCATGAGTCTCATGACCTGCGTGGAGAAAGAACTCAAACTGGAAGGAGCCTGA